The proteins below are encoded in one region of Rana temporaria chromosome 2, aRanTem1.1, whole genome shotgun sequence:
- the P2RY6 gene encoding P2Y purinoceptor 6 — protein MDNITSVVTGKNSCTFHEEFKQILLPVVYSVVLVFGLPLNFIVILQVWLSRKALTRTAIYTLNLAMADLFYVCSLPLLIYNYVQHDYWPFGDFICRFVRFQFYTNLHGSIMFLTCMSFQRYMGICHPLSVWHKKRGKKFTWVVCGAVWFIVIVQCIPTFFFASTGIQRNRTVCYDLSPPDLSSRYFPYGIILTITGFLIPFIAIVTCYCAMTKILFKKDDLADSAVRRRKDKAIRTIIIVVLVFAISFFPFHLTKTIYLVVRSRTGVPCLVLQTFAIVYKCTRPFASMNSVLDPILFYFTQQRFRQSTKTLMKRVTYKWKSEASTKPPQ, from the coding sequence ATGGATAACATCACATCGGTTGTCACTGGGAAGAATTCTTGCACCTTCCATGAGGAGTTCAAGCAAATTCTGCTCCCGGTGGTCTATTCTGTAGTGTTAGTTTTTGGTCTTCCACTCAACTTCATTGTCATCCTTCAAGTATGGCTGTCAAGAAAGGCCTTGACTCGAACCGCCATCTACACCCTGAACTTGGCCATGGCAGACTTGTTCTATGTGtgttccctcccacttctcatctATAACTATGTCCAACATGACTACTGGCCCTTTGGGGACTTCATTTGCCGGTTTGTCAGATTCCAATTTTACACAAACCTACACGGGAGCATCATGTTCCTCACCTGTATGAGCTTCCAAAGATACATGGGCATATGCCACCCCTTGTCTGTCTGGCACAAAAAGAGGGGCAAGAAGTTTACGTGGGTGGTGTGTGGGGCGGTTTGGTTCATCGTCATTGTCCAATGtatccccacttttttttttgcatccaccGGAATTCAGAGGAACAGAACTGTTTGTTATGACTTAAgccccccagatctctcctctcgATATTTTCCTTATGGAATCATTTTGACTATCACCGGATTTTTAATCCCTTTTATTGCCATTGTGACCTGCTATTGTGCCATGACCAAGATCCTCTTCAAGAAGGATGACCTTGCTGATTCAGCAGTTCGAAGAAGGAAAGACAAAGCCATCCGTACGATCATCATTGTGGTTCTGGTCTTCGCCATAAGCTTCTTCCCATTTCACCTGACCAAAACAATATATTTGGTAGTACGTTCCAGGACCGGTGTTCCTTGCCTGGTCTTGCAGACTTTCGCCATTGTGTATAAGTGCACCCGGCCATTCGCCAGCATGAACAGCGTGTTGGACCCCATCTTGTTCTATTTCACCCAGCAGAGGTTTCGGCAGAGCACCAAGACATTGATGAAGAGAGTCACTTACAAGTGGAAGAGTGAGGCCAGCACCAAGCCACCACAATGA